A region of Vitis vinifera cultivar Pinot Noir 40024 chromosome 13, ASM3070453v1 DNA encodes the following proteins:
- the LOC100267671 gene encoding protein FAR1-RELATED SEQUENCE 3, with translation MNTEMVDMEGQNREKCALAHAEPNKGERQNMIENATQREVSSQDDDGGAKPHVAMEFESEEAAKTFYDQYARRVGFSTHVGQFSRTKPDGPIISWDFACSREVFKRKNVESCNAMLRIERKDSDNWIVTKFVEDHNHSTITPSKVHYLRPRRHFAGTTKSVAEPYDAPSDIYVSIDGNHVSYEPIRGVGNASPLEPNLPARSIGPANYVRPTRKRTLGRDAQNLLNYFKKMQAENPGFYYAIQLDDDNRMTNVFWADARSRTAYNYFGDAVIFDTMYRPNQFQVPFAPFTGVNHHGQMVLFGCALLLDESESSFTWLFKTWLSAMNDCPPVSITTDQDRAIQVAVAHVFPETRHCICKWHILREGQERLAHIYLAHPSFYGELYSCINFSETIEDFESSWASLLDRYDLQKNEWLQAVYNARRQWAPVYFRGTFFAAISSNQGVSSFFDGYVNQQTTIPVFFKQYERALENSLEKEIEADYDTICTNPVLKTPSPMEQQAANLYTKKVFAKFQEELVETFVYTANKVEDDGVASKYRVAKYELDHKAYMVTLNVSEMKASCSCQMFEYSGILCRHILTVFTVTNVLTLPFHYILKRWTRNAKTGVGSDEQELDQHGIESLTVRFNNLCREAIKYAEEGAIAVDTYNAAMGVLREGGKKIAAVKKVVAKIIPPTSQGSGNNQEDSNKKSPVSASEIAPSLWPWQDAMPHRFNLNDIGVPVADLNQPSMAPVSIHHDGGPSDNPVVLTCFKSMTWVIENKNSTPAGKVAVINLKLQDYGKSPLGETEVQFRLTRVTLEPMLRSMAYISQQLSTPANRVAVINLKLQDTKTTSGETEVKFQVSRDTLGSMLRSMAYIREQL, from the exons ATGAACACTGAAATGGTGGACATGGAAGGACAAAACCGGGAAAAATGTGCATTAGCACATGCTGAACCTAATAAGGGAGAAAGacaaaatatgattgaaaatgCTACACAGAGAGAGGTATCCAGTCAAGATGATGATGGGGGTGCAAAACCACATGTGGCCATGGAATTCGAATCAGAAGAAGCTGCCAAGACCTTCTATGATCAATATGCCAGGCGTGTGGGTTTTAGCACCCACGTAGGTCAGTTCAGCCGTACTAAGCCTGATGGGCCAATCATTTCTTGGGATTTTGCATGTTCTAGGgaggtttttaaaagaaagaatgTTGAAAGCTGCAATGCAATGCTTAGGATAGAGAGAAAGGATTCAGACAATTGGATTGTGACAAAATTTGTGGAGGACCATAACCATTCTACAATCACTCCCAGCAAGGTCCATTACCTTCGACCCCGTAGGCATTTTGCTGGTACTACAAAAAGTGTGGCCGAACCATATGATGCTCCAAGTGATATCTATGTTTCCATTGATGGAAATCATGTATCTTATGAACCAATTCGTGGAGTTGGAAATGCCTCCCCTCTAGAGCCAAATCTCCCAGCTAGAAGTATTGGGCCCGCCAATTATGTTAGACCTACCCGAAAAAGAACCCTTGGAAGAGATGCTCAGAATCTCTTGAATTATTTCAAGAAGATGCAGGCTGAGAACCCTGGCTTCTATTATGCAATCCAACTTGATGATGATAACCGTATGACTAATGTTTTTTGGGCTGATGCAAGATCAAGGACAGCTTATAATTACTTTGGTGATGCAGTCATCTTTGACACAATGTATAGACCAAATCAGTTTCAGGTTCCATTTGCTCCTTTCACCGGGGTTAATCATCATGGTCAGATGGTATTATTTGGCTGTGCATTACTTCTGGACGAGTCCGAGTCTTCCTTTACGTGGCTTTTCAAGACATGGCTATCTGCAATGAATGATTGCCCTCCTGTTTCTATAACCACAGACCAAGACAGAGCCATACAGGTAGCTGTTGCACATGTGTTCCCAGAAACTCGCCACTGCATTTGCAAGTGGCACATCTTGAGAGAAGGCCAAGAGAGGTTGGCTCACATATACCTTGCTCATCCTTCCTTCTACGGAGAGCTGTACAGCTGTATCAACTTTTCGGAGACAATTGaggattttgaatcttcatGGGCCTCTCTCCTTGATAGATATGATCTACAGAAAAATGAGTGGCTCCAAGCAGTATATAATGCTCGCAGGCAGTGGGCCCCAGTTTATTTTCGGGGCACTTTCTTTGCTGCTATTTCTTCAAACCAAGGGGTTAGCTCCTTTTTTGATGGTTATGTGAATCAACAGACCACCATACCAGTGTTTTTTAAGCAGTATGAAAGGGCTTTAGAAAATTCATTGGAAAAGGAAATAGAAGCAGATTATGACACAATTTGTACTAACCCAGTACTGAAAACACCATCACCAATGGAACAACAGGCAGCAAACCTCTATACCAAAAAGGTTTTTGCAAAGTTTCAAGAGGAATTAGTTGAAACTTTTGTTTATACTGCAAATAAGGTCGAGGATGATGGGGTGGCCAGTAAATACAGGGTTGCTAAATATGAACTTGATCACAAAGCGTACATGGTTACATTGAATGTTTCTGAGATGAAAGCAAGTTGCAGTTGTCAAATGTTTGAGTACTCGGGCATTCTCTGTAGACATATACTGACAGTATTTACTGTAACTAATGTTCTTACTCTTCCATTCCATTACATTTTGAAGAGATGGACAAGGAATGCAAAGACTGGGGTTGGATCAGATGAACAAGAATTAGATCAACATGGTATTGAGTCTCTGACTGTGCGCTTCAACAATCTCTGTCGAGAAGCCATTAAATATGCAGAAGAAGGAGCTATTGCTGTAGATACCTACAATGCAGCAATGGGTGTTTTAAGAGAGGGTGGAAAGAAAATTGCTGCTGTGAAGAAAGTTGTTGCTAAGATTATACCTCCCACCTCTCAGGGCAGCGGAAATAATCAAGAAGACAGTAACAAGAAATCCCCGGTATCAGCTTCTGAAATTGCACCATCTTTGTGGCCTTGGCAAGATGCAATGCCCCATCGCTTTAATCTTAACGACATTGGAGTTCCTGTTGCTGATTTGAATCAGCCTAGCATGGCGCCTGTGTCTATTCATCATGATGGTGGTCCCTCTGATAACCCG GTGGTTCTCACTTGTTTTAAGTCCATGACCTGGGTCATTGAAAATAAGAATTCAACACCAGCTGGTAAAGTGGCTGTCATCAACCTGAAG ctGCAAGATTATGGAAAAAGTCCTTTGGGGGAGACAGAGGTGCAGTTTAGGTTAACAAGGGTCACACTGGAGCCTATGTTGAGATCCATGGCCTACATCAGTCAGCAACTATCAACTCCAGCTAATAGGGTTGCTGTTATCAATCTTAAG CTCCAAGATACTAAGACAACTTCTGGAGAAACTGAGGTGAAATTTCAAGTTTCTAGAGATACCCTAGGTTCCATGTTGAGATCAATGGCTTACATCCGTGAGCAGCTTTGA